Part of the Rhizobiales bacterium NRL2 genome is shown below.
ACGTCGACCGAGTCGGAGCGACAGGCGTTGCGCGGCTCCCGCATCGCCTATGTCGCCCAGTCCGCGGCGGCCTCGTTCAACCCGGCTCACAAGCTGATCGACCAGCACACCGAAGCGCCGGTGCACTACCGCATCAACAAGCGGCTGCAGGCCCAGGAAGACGCCATGGAGCTCTATGAGCGCCTGCGCCTGCCCAACCCGCGCGAGATCGGCTTCCGCTATCCGCACCAGGTCTCGGGCGGCCAGCTCCAGCGCGCCATGACGGCCATGGCGATGGCCTGCAGGCCCGACCTGATCATCTTCGACGAGCCCACCACGGCGCTGGACGTGACCACGCAGATCGAGGTGCTGGCCGCGATCCGCGACATCGTCGACCAGTTCAACACCGCAGCGATCTACATCACCCACGACCTCGCGGTGGTCGCGCAGATGGCTGACACCATCAAGGTGCTGCTGAAGGGCGACGAGGTCGAGCAGGCGCCGACGGCGGAAATGCTCGACAACCCGAAGGAGGACTACACCAAGAGCCTCTGGGCGGTGCGCAGCTTCAAGCGCGAGCAGAAGTCCCGGCCCGGCGGCGACGCCGTGCCGGTGGTCTCGGTGCAGGACATCGACGCCGCCTATGGCACGACGAAGGTGCTGGAGGATGTCTCCTTCGACGTCTATTCCGGCATGACGGTCGCGGTCGTTGGTGAATCCGGCTCGGGCAAGTCCACCACGGCCCGCTGCATCACCGGCCTGCTGCCGCCGACCAAGGGCAAGATCCTGTTCAAGGGCGAGGAGCTGCCGCCAAGCTACAAGCAGCGCACCAAGGACCAGCTCCGCCAGGCGCAGATGATCTACCAGATGGCCGACACGGCGTTGAACCCGAAGGTGCGCATCAGCGAGATCATCGGCCGCCCGGCGCAGTTCTACAGCGGCCTGAAGGGCACGGCGCTGAAGAGCCGGGTGGACGAACTGCTCGACCTGATCGAACTGGAGCCGTCGAAGTTCTACAACCGCTATCCGCCGGAGCTCTCGGGCGGCCAGAAGCAGCGCATCGGCATCGCGCGGGCGCTGGCGGCGGAGCCGTCGTTCATCATCTGCGACGAGGTCACCAGCGCGCTGGACCAGCTCGTCGCCGAAGGCATCCTGCGGCTGCTGGACCGCCTGCAGCGGGAGCTGGACCTGGCCTACATGTTCATCACCCACGATCTGGCGACGGTGCGCTCCATCGCCGACGAGGTCGTGGTCATGAAACAGGGCCGCGTGGTGGAGCAGGGACCGAAGACGGAGATGTTCACCCCGCCGCACCATCCCTATACGGACCTGCTGCTCTCATCGGTGCCGGAGATGGATCCGGACTGGCTGACAACGGTGCTGGAGGAGCGCGGCGTCGACAATGTCGGCGAGGCCGCAACGACATGAACCGAAAACCGGGTAGGTCCCCCAGGGCCTTCAGACGGCGTCGGGAAGCGTGTCGCTTTCGGGTCGGCCCGTCCGGCCGCTGCGTCCGAAGCGGCTGCGGCTGAACCGCTCGGCGAGATTTTCAAGCCGTTTGAGCCGCCGGTCCAGCGCCGACATGGTGCGCGAGAGGTCGTCGCTGTCGTCGTCGAGAAACGTCCGGAAGGCATCGCCATAGGCCAGCGCCAGAGCGCGCGCGCGCATGCGCCCGAGAGGGCCGCCCGACGATACGCCGGCAGCCTCGAGAGCGAGCTTCATCGAGCGCATTCCGGGCTCCGCGGCCAGCGTCAGCGCGCCGAGCGGATCCGCGGGCAGGGACGTGAGGACGGCGCGGAGCCCCTCCCGATGCGGCCTGAGGTTGTCGAAACGGGCCATCAGCAGCGCGAACAGGCGATCGCGCACGCCCTCCTCGCGCCAGTCTTCGTCGACCGCAGCCAGCATCGCCGCATCCGCCCTGCGCGCCATTTCCCGGATGACGCCATGGCGGCTGTCCACCGCGGCGACAACCTCGCCGACCTCCAGCCCTGCCTCCTCGGCGATGTCGTAGAGACTGACATTTCGCCAGCCGGACAGGCCCGCCAGGGTCATGGCGGCCTGGATGCACTTGCCGGCGTCGTCGCGTTTGCGGGGCATGGTCTTCTCCTGCGTCATACGGACTGCACACTTATCTGGTGATATCCGCGGCGGCTTGAAGCTTTCAGCCCTTCTCCCGGGCCTCCCAGACCTGCTTCTTGCGGTAGATCGTGGACGGGCTGACGCCGAGCAGGGAGGCGGCGCGGGCGATATTGCCCTGGCAGAATTCCACCGCCTGCTCGATGGCCTCGCGCTCGACGTCCTCCAGCGGCCGGATGTCGGCCTCGGTGCGCGGGGCCGCAGCCGGCGCCGGCGCCGCGATGTCAGGGGCCGCGCCCGGCGCCGACGCAGGCCGGCCGGCCTTGATCGCCGGCGGCATCATCTCCGCCGTCACTTCGTCGCCATCGTAGAGCACGGTGATGGAGCGGACGATGTTCTGCAGTTCCCGGATATTTCCGGGCCAGTGATAGGCCGTCATCGCCGCCGCCGCATCGGCGCTGAAGCGGCAGAATTCCTTGCGCTCTTCCTCGGCAAACTGCTGCAGGAAGCGTTCGGCGATCAGCATGATGTCGTCGCCGCGCTCCCTCAGCGGCGGCAGGCCGAGGGGAATGACGTGCAGGCGATAGAACAGATCCTCGCGGAAGCGCCCTTCCCGGACGGCCTCCATGGGGTCCTGGTTGGTGGCGCAGACGAAACGCACGTCGACATGGCGCGTGCGGCTGTCGCCGACCTTCTCGAAGCTGCCGGTCTGGACGAAGCGCAGCAGCTTGCTCTGCAGGTCCAGGTCCATCTCGCAGATCTCGTCGAGGAACAGCGTACCATTGTGGGACCGCGAGGCCGCACCCTCCCGGTCCTGGACGGCGCCAGTGAAGGCCCCGCGCACATGGCCGAAAATCTCGCTCTCGATCAGCCCCTTCGGAATCGCGGCGCAGTTGATGGCGACCATCGGCCCGGCGGCCCGCGGGCTCAGCGCATGGACGGCGTGGGCGGCCAGTTCCTTGCCGGTGCCCGATTCGCCCACCACGAAGACGGTGGCCTTGCTGGCCGCGGCCATCTTCAGTGTCTTGTAGACCTGCTGCATGGCGCCCGAGCCGCCGACGAAG
Proteins encoded:
- a CDS encoding sigma-54-dependent Fis family transcriptional regulator; this translates as MTEGGNRRVLLIEDSRSLIRAYEHYLADEPFELTTAETGGEAVQELEQRRFDAVLLDLRLPDMDGMEILKRLQHRGDKTPVVVITAHGSINIAVEAMRLGAYDFLVKPFNKERLVLTLRNATDLGRRVETGELQEAADDGNEFHGFVGGSGAMQQVYKTLKMAAASKATVFVVGESGTGKELAAHAVHALSPRAAGPMVAINCAAIPKGLIESEIFGHVRGAFTGAVQDREGAASRSHNGTLFLDEICEMDLDLQSKLLRFVQTGSFEKVGDSRTRHVDVRFVCATNQDPMEAVREGRFREDLFYRLHVIPLGLPPLRERGDDIMLIAERFLQQFAEEERKEFCRFSADAAAAMTAYHWPGNIRELQNIVRSITVLYDGDEVTAEMMPPAIKAGRPASAPGAAPDIAAPAPAAAPRTEADIRPLEDVEREAIEQAVEFCQGNIARAASLLGVSPSTIYRKKQVWEAREKG
- a CDS encoding ABC transporter, which codes for MNDKKKDVLLEIEGLRIEGYADEKWIEIVHGIDLTLHRGEVMGLIGESGAGKSTIGLAAMGFTRDGCRISGGSVEFDGMELTTSTESERQALRGSRIAYVAQSAAASFNPAHKLIDQHTEAPVHYRINKRLQAQEDAMELYERLRLPNPREIGFRYPHQVSGGQLQRAMTAMAMACRPDLIIFDEPTTALDVTTQIEVLAAIRDIVDQFNTAAIYITHDLAVVAQMADTIKVLLKGDEVEQAPTAEMLDNPKEDYTKSLWAVRSFKREQKSRPGGDAVPVVSVQDIDAAYGTTKVLEDVSFDVYSGMTVAVVGESGSGKSTTARCITGLLPPTKGKILFKGEELPPSYKQRTKDQLRQAQMIYQMADTALNPKVRISEIIGRPAQFYSGLKGTALKSRVDELLDLIELEPSKFYNRYPPELSGGQKQRIGIARALAAEPSFIICDEVTSALDQLVAEGILRLLDRLQRELDLAYMFITHDLATVRSIADEVVVMKQGRVVEQGPKTEMFTPPHHPYTDLLLSSVPEMDPDWLTTVLEERGVDNVGEAATT